A single window of Thermoplasmata archaeon DNA harbors:
- a CDS encoding Lrp/AsnC ligand binding domain-containing protein codes for MSETATNYDDIMAKYYGEEAVLAMILLKVDAKELENTATELVKFKNVEDVFLVTGDTDIVLKARFGNYGELKEFVVNALAGIKGLKESKTLLVVTSYKDCGKPRPVE; via the coding sequence ATGAGTGAAACTGCGACCAATTACGATGATATTATGGCCAAGTATTACGGAGAGGAAGCTGTCCTTGCAATGATTTTGCTGAAAGTTGATGCTAAGGAATTGGAAAATACAGCCACTGAACTTGTAAAATTCAAGAATGTAGAGGATGTTTTTCTTGTAACTGGCGATACTGATATTGTGCTTAAGGCAAGATTTGGAAATTATGGAGAACTCAAAGAGTTTGTGGTGAACGCTCTTGCAGGTATCAAAGGGTTAAAGGAGAGCAAAACATTGCTTGTGGTAACCTCTTACAAAGATTGCGGTAAACCTAGACCTGTGGAATGA
- a CDS encoding NAD+ synthase, translating to MEIKIELSQETIPTIKAFISDYLEQSGANGYILGLSGGLDSAVVCKLLVDTVGQSRVAAVLMPSATTPSEDMEDARKFVETLGIEKEEVNIEPVVEKFRDVLGFEIDKVNFGNLMARARMCILFAFANQNNLLVAGTSNKSELLTGYFTKYGDGAADILPIGDLYKTQVRLLAKELKIPDKILKKAPSAGFWQGQTDEEELGISYEELDKILFGLEHFLKIEEIHAITGIPIEKIDAIVRKVEKTWHKRRLGVIPKIGTQTVGLDWRE from the coding sequence ATGGAAATCAAGATTGAATTAAGCCAGGAAACAATTCCAACCATTAAAGCATTTATTTCTGATTATCTGGAACAGAGTGGCGCAAACGGTTACATTCTGGGGTTGAGCGGTGGACTGGATTCGGCTGTTGTGTGCAAGTTGTTGGTTGATACCGTGGGGCAGAGCAGAGTGGCAGCAGTGCTCATGCCTTCTGCGACAACACCGTCAGAGGATATGGAAGATGCCCGGAAATTTGTTGAAACACTGGGAATTGAAAAGGAAGAGGTAAATATTGAGCCAGTTGTGGAAAAGTTCAGGGATGTGCTGGGATTTGAAATTGATAAAGTTAATTTTGGAAATTTGATGGCGCGAGCGAGAATGTGCATTCTCTTTGCGTTTGCAAACCAGAACAACCTCCTTGTTGCAGGCACATCCAACAAGAGCGAGCTTCTTACTGGCTATTTTACGAAATATGGAGACGGCGCTGCTGACATCTTGCCCATTGGCGACCTCTACAAAACCCAGGTGAGATTGCTTGCAAAGGAACTCAAAATCCCTGATAAAATTTTGAAAAAAGCACCTAGTGCTGGTTTCTGGCAGGGACAGACAGATGAGGAGGAACTTGGCATTTCCTACGAGGAGCTAGACAAAATTCTGTTCGGGCTTGAGCACTTTTTGAAGATTGAGGAGATTCATGCAATAACTGGTATTCCAATTGAGAAAATCGACGCAATTGTGAGAAAGGTGGAGAAGACCTGGCATAAGAGACGACTTGGAGTTATTCCAAAGATTGGAACCCAAACTGTAGGTTTGGATTGGAGGGAATAA
- a CDS encoding malate dehydrogenase has protein sequence MKHIAIVGVGRVGSALAYTLAFKKWVKKLTLVDIKPEIAEMTKEEIHHGLAFHGLDLEIDAFADASEIKSPDLVVVSAGAARMPGMSRRDLAAKNAAIVRDVVAGAKSANPSAKFFVITNPVDAMTTLAEQIAGRKNVAGTGTCLETARFKTILARELCVSIADIEGFVGGEHGEACVPLWSSVKVKGISLQEFLEQTGKNLDRKKCEDYIKNVSMKVIEATGGTRWGPAGAFVEIIEGLLLHTGRVLPFSTAIEISGIEIPVHVTVPGKIGFEKEISLWNLLSQEEKEKIIEAGRAIYQTYQKAIL, from the coding sequence ATGAAGCACATTGCAATTGTTGGTGTGGGCAGAGTTGGTAGTGCGCTGGCTTACACCCTTGCCTTCAAAAAATGGGTGAAAAAATTAACGCTTGTGGACATAAAACCAGAGATTGCAGAAATGACAAAAGAGGAAATTCACCACGGGCTTGCATTTCATGGGCTGGACCTTGAGATTGATGCTTTCGCCGATGCCTCGGAAATCAAAAGTCCAGACCTCGTTGTGGTTTCTGCAGGAGCAGCAAGAATGCCAGGGATGAGCAGAAGGGACCTTGCAGCGAAAAATGCGGCAATTGTAAGGGATGTTGTGGCTGGTGCAAAATCTGCAAATCCGTCCGCAAAATTCTTTGTAATCACAAATCCAGTTGACGCAATGACAACACTTGCCGAGCAAATTGCGGGCAGAAAAAATGTGGCTGGCACAGGCACCTGCCTTGAAACTGCTCGTTTCAAAACAATTCTGGCACGGGAGCTCTGTGTAAGCATCGCAGATATTGAGGGCTTTGTGGGTGGAGAGCATGGTGAGGCATGTGTGCCGCTCTGGAGCAGTGTGAAAGTAAAGGGAATCTCTTTGCAGGAATTTCTCGAACAAACAGGAAAAAACCTTGACCGGAAAAAATGCGAGGATTATATCAAAAATGTGAGTATGAAGGTGATTGAGGCGACTGGTGGCACAAGATGGGGTCCTGCAGGGGCATTCGTAGAAATTATTGAAGGACTGTTGCTTCACACAGGTAGAGTTCTACCATTCTCAACTGCAATAGAAATCTCAGGCATAGAAATTCCAGTGCATGTGACAGTGCCAGGCAAAATTGGTTTCGAGAAGGAAATTAGTTTATGGAACCTGCTTTCGCAGGAGGAAAAAGAGAAAATCATCGAGGCAGGAAGGGCAATTTACCAAACATATCAGAAGGCAATTTTATAA
- a CDS encoding UPF0147 family protein — protein MDKQQKLSEIIEYLTQLAEDNTIPRNIRRGASAVKDRLMKENESLDVRLASAIFQLDELANEPNIPMHGRTMIWNIIGHLESLQKGE, from the coding sequence TTGGATAAACAACAGAAATTGAGCGAGATTATAGAATATCTTACGCAGCTAGCGGAGGACAACACTATCCCTAGAAACATCAGGCGTGGGGCCTCCGCAGTAAAAGACAGATTGATGAAGGAAAACGAATCCCTTGATGTGCGGCTTGCCAGTGCGATATTCCAGCTTGATGAACTGGCAAATGAACCGAACATTCCAATGCATGGCAGAACAATGATATGGAATATCATAGGGCATCTGGAGTCGCTCCAGAAAGGCGAGTGA
- a CDS encoding flavodoxin family protein — MYAIGICGSPRANGNTGFLLKYTLDAVECEEKKIISIGDKDIQPCDGCNKCLIEGKCIKEDGMQEIYPELRKADIIIIGTPTYFGGVTAKLKALQDRTYMLYNNLELKDKVGAAVVVMEGEAGDLVVSSLATFFSQHQMVFAGGVVGVGSREKEVKRDLRAVRNAIALGKRASELARLTRAQK; from the coding sequence ATGTATGCAATAGGAATTTGTGGAAGCCCAAGAGCAAATGGGAACACTGGTTTTCTGTTGAAGTATACACTGGATGCTGTAGAGTGTGAAGAGAAAAAGATAATTTCTATCGGGGATAAGGACATCCAGCCCTGTGATGGATGTAACAAGTGTCTTATTGAAGGCAAGTGCATAAAGGAAGATGGAATGCAGGAGATTTATCCAGAGCTGAGGAAGGCAGACATCATTATAATCGGTACTCCCACTTACTTCGGCGGAGTCACAGCAAAACTGAAGGCATTGCAGGATAGAACCTATATGCTCTACAACAATCTGGAGCTCAAGGACAAAGTTGGGGCTGCGGTTGTGGTAATGGAAGGTGAGGCAGGAGACCTTGTTGTTTCCTCTCTCGCAACCTTCTTTTCCCAGCACCAGATGGTTTTTGCTGGCGGTGTTGTGGGCGTGGGTTCAAGAGAAAAGGAAGTTAAGCGAGATTTGAGGGCTGTTAGAAATGCAATAGCGCTTGGAAAACGAGCTAGCGAGCTCGCCAGATTGACAAGGGCTCAAAAATGA
- a CDS encoding DUF711 family protein, whose product MKIRTITLGFNLSYPLNEAEFENWASFLHAAKAVFERNGYEVQTLRMTTQPWEEYFRSKSQLLEIAESLEYFAASWEIDYFSMGTVKQPRNVGLIYEILKNTRRGFCTTTACSQNQIEPDIALATAKLIKKFAGLEKEGFGNLRFACLFNPKPDTPFYPASYHSGRPSFGIGCENSDIVYAAFSEARDLRTAGRILMQKLEKEFRTIEQTCEEISTKTGIKFEGIDVSVAPGVERNQSVAYAFEKLGIGKFGEPGTLAAAKIVTDVLNALNVKKCGYSGLMLPMLEDTGLANRNAEGKYNLTNLLLYSAVCGTGLDTIPLPGNVSTRKIYHLLLDIGSLAAKLNKFLSARLMPIPGRNVGSKTNFRFEYFANTKVAQL is encoded by the coding sequence ATGAAGATTCGCACGATTACACTTGGTTTCAATCTTTCCTATCCATTGAACGAAGCGGAATTTGAGAACTGGGCAAGTTTTCTCCATGCTGCAAAAGCAGTTTTTGAGAGAAATGGGTACGAGGTTCAGACATTGAGAATGACCACTCAACCCTGGGAGGAGTATTTCCGAAGCAAAAGTCAACTTCTGGAGATTGCAGAATCCCTTGAGTATTTTGCTGCATCATGGGAAATTGACTATTTCAGCATGGGCACTGTGAAACAGCCCAGAAATGTTGGATTAATTTATGAAATTCTAAAAAATACAAGGAGAGGTTTCTGCACAACTACTGCATGCAGTCAGAATCAAATAGAGCCAGATATTGCCCTTGCCACTGCAAAACTGATAAAGAAATTTGCGGGACTTGAAAAAGAGGGGTTTGGAAACCTTAGATTCGCCTGCCTCTTTAACCCAAAACCAGATACACCATTTTACCCAGCATCTTACCATAGTGGTAGGCCTTCCTTTGGAATCGGATGCGAAAACAGTGACATAGTGTATGCGGCTTTCTCTGAAGCAAGAGATTTAAGGACAGCAGGTAGAATTTTAATGCAAAAACTTGAGAAAGAATTTAGAACGATTGAGCAAACTTGCGAGGAAATCTCCACAAAGACAGGGATAAAGTTTGAAGGAATAGATGTGTCAGTTGCACCAGGTGTTGAGCGAAATCAGAGCGTTGCCTATGCCTTTGAAAAACTTGGGATAGGCAAATTCGGGGAGCCGGGGACGCTTGCAGCTGCAAAAATTGTTACGGATGTGCTTAATGCACTCAATGTAAAGAAGTGTGGGTATTCTGGACTCATGCTCCCAATGCTGGAAGACACAGGACTGGCAAATAGGAATGCAGAAGGGAAATACAATCTCACAAACCTTCTGCTCTATTCCGCAGTTTGCGGCACCGGTCTGGACACAATTCCTCTTCCAGGCAATGTTTCAACCAGAAAAATTTACCACCTTTTGCTGGACATTGGGTCTTTGGCTGCAAAACTGAATAAATTTCTTTCAGCAAGGTTAATGCCAATCCCTGGTAGAAATGTGGGTTCAAAAACAAACTTCAGATTCGAGTATTTTGCGAACACGAAGGTAGCCCAGTTATAA